A section of the Choristoneura fumiferana chromosome 5, NRCan_CFum_1, whole genome shotgun sequence genome encodes:
- the BBS1 gene encoding LOW QUALITY PROTEIN: Bardet-Biedl syndrome 1 (The sequence of the model RefSeq protein was modified relative to this genomic sequence to represent the inferred CDS: deleted 1 base in 1 codon) translates to MSSMTRWLDVEVGTDDVELNTLPGNLSLVDLHNDNEYRLLLGDLGRGEEGPRLRIFQGVRQVSDMILPDLPLAVVSLYTNESQPMSLPIIAVAFSSCIYIYRNMKLFYKYYLPSVELSTNETEIWKQLIDPVNQNPVTVSTYTESLRSIPEKILSLQSRNLLSMTVDQQLEYLEHVSSLPVMDLPDITCVTSMKMNSVDRYGAGCLIVGTEEGDVIVLESQTFAPLSQAKLCVVRKTPYQMVATGLFNVDYRLTVATREKSVCLLKREWSEGRVLFSTPEHIIAIEVMPADNSVLVICADNTLACYSKKGKKQWSLNLEHRPVSMTLVPVSHLGLTLAAVALASGHVHLYDGKARRDTIFVRDVASVMKFGQLGQEEHVFIIVTASGHLMLKILKRTADFNAHGVGVESSAPTFGHKPWLIPKKSKLFLEQSVRERENAVGMHVLFQQELTRLRLMAAKTLCEAHLKSDNSVGAGALEPVRLAAEVEGLGPVFRVTLSVENTCADKAVVGLAVLFHAHTANYKVSQPYIKVPLLAPNSKLRFPTKVEEVFDAELNPDIFFRSVTGQGGERALVKVLLLKEGRRGPVLAATIQMPPTDPMMLPYDKIQATADFGS, encoded by the exons ATGAGCAGCATGACCCGTTGGTTGGATGTAGAAGTAGGCACAGACGACGTGGAACTTAATACACTGCCGGGTAACCTAAGTCTCGTGGATTTGCATAATGACAATGAGTATAGATTGCTGCTCGGAGATTTGGGACGAGGCGAAGAAGGACCTAGGCTGAGG ATATTTCAAGGTGTTAGACAAGTATCAGACATGATCCTACCAGACTTACCGCTAGCGGTTGTGAGTCTGTATACTAATGAATCGCAGCCTATGAGCCTGCCCATCATTGCTGTGGCATTCAGCTCTTGTATCTACATCTACCGTAACATGAAGTTGTTTTACAAGTATTATCTACCTAGCGTGGAGCTCAGTACAAATGAAACAGAGATTTGGAAACAG cttATAGACCCAGTGAACCAAAACCCTGTAACTGTTTCAACCTATACGGAAAGCCTAAGATCCATCCCAGAAAAAATTCTAAGCCTGCAATCAAGAAACTTGCTCTCAATGACTGTGGACCAACAACTAGAGTACCTTGAACACGTCTCAAGCTTACCGGTCATGGACTTGCCTGATATTACCTGCGTCACTAGCATGAAGATGAATTCTGTGGATCGGTATGGCGCTGGTTGCTTGATTGTTGGTACTGAGGAAGGAGATGTGATTGTGCTAGAGTCGCAGACGTTCGCGCCATTGTCACAG GCAAAGTTGTGCGTGGTCAGAAAAACTCCGTACCAAATGGTGGCAACAGGGTTATTCAATGTGGACTATAGACTTACCGTGGCAACGAG GGAGAAATCCGTATGTCTGCTGAAGAGGGAGTGGAGCGAAGGTCGAGTGCTCTTCAGCACGCCGGAACACATCATCGCCATCGAAGTGATGCCGGCTGACAACAGTGTGCTGGTCATCTGTGCTGACAATACGCTCGCTTGTTACAGCAAAAAG GGTAAGAAGCAATGGTCGCTCAACCTGGAGCACCGGCCCGTGTCGATGACGCTGGTGCCGGTGTCGCATCTCGGGCTCACGCTGGCTGCGGTCGCGCTAGCCTCTGGACACGTGCACTTGTACGATGGGAAGGCGAGACGGGACACCATCTTCGTCAGAG ATGTAGCGTCTGTTATGAAGTTCGGACAACTTGGTCAAGAGGAACACGTCTTTATCATTGTCACAGcaa GTGGTCATCTCATGCTTAAAATATTAAAGAGGACGGCGGACTTCAACGCTCACGGCGTGGGT GTGGAGTCGTCCGCTCCCACTTTTGGGCACAAGCCGTGGCTTATACCCAAGAAGTCGAAGCTGTTCCTGGAGCAGAGCGTGAGGGAGAGGGAAAATGCTGTCG GCATGCACGTATTGTTCCAACAAGAACTGACCAGGTTGCGGCTGATGGCAGCCAAAACGTTGTGTGAAGCCCACCTCAAGAGTGACAACTCCGTCGGCGCCGGCGCACTGGAGCCCGTCAGACTCGCGGCTGAG GTGGAAGGTCTGGGCCCGGTGTTTCGGGTGACGCTGTCTGTGGAGAACACGTGCGCCGACAAGGCGGTCGTGGGGCTGGCTGTGCTGTTCCACGCTCACACCGCCAATTACAAGGTGTCGCAGCCGTACATCAAG GTCCCTCTCCTAGCACCGAACAGTAAGCTCCGCTTCCCCACAAAAGTGGAAGAAGTGTTCGACGCGGAACTCAACCCGGACATTTTCTTCCGCTCCGTGACCGGGCAGGGCGGGGAGCGGGCGCTAGTCAAGGTGCTGCTGCTGAAAGAGGGGCGCCGGGGGCCAGTGCTGGCTGCCACCATACAGATGCCACCCACTGACCCTATGATGCTGCCTTACGATAAGATACAGGCTACGGCGGATTTTGGATCCTAG